The following proteins come from a genomic window of Methanosarcina sp. MTP4:
- a CDS encoding sulfatase-like hydrolase/transferase has product MKPGIPKHRLFSAAILFAAASVFFAIFSCPAFALTEVEISPVQTPNGAVLFIADGMSAPFVYPELTPYALDGSPLERARLEAIPEISKESAKVLELRVPQTFTGGGHSVLVTGNPGADSEMVSFRDATLFDVLHEQGYLCIGVMEKGDSWSICAEHDAILRDEKNSISKLAPTLESYEHNPGPSKVPPGLLVLMEEKAAGAPGYVSSKEAGERYSGYNRWGIDTAYALVEYIAEEYPGQKYLLTVNVGAVDMSGHYRGNYGYLDCIENLDADLMPLYELCKRNDIAFILTADHGMAFPTEDSRGGHQGEKYSVSDEAQLVPLIIRAPDVERGVIKGEFGQEDVAPTLLGVLNVPGKPRFADGEQIVLKSYVNLEVKLPGEGSVELLKAGKPVASPRNDDEFLFLGLEPDFTYTVRATFEGENGQEEKEEELFLETDSVIEFRNLELKPGADDGSGIESATASEARIGSCSGTGNNGIFGIDFRQLIGYFLIGIINLTGLVVIGKILKKT; this is encoded by the coding sequence ATGAAACCAGGAATCCCGAAACACCGCCTCTTTTCAGCGGCAATCCTTTTTGCAGCTGCCTCTGTTTTTTTCGCAATATTTTCCTGCCCGGCCTTCGCCCTTACCGAAGTGGAAATAAGCCCGGTGCAGACCCCTAACGGAGCCGTACTCTTTATCGCAGACGGCATGAGTGCTCCTTTCGTATATCCCGAACTGACCCCTTACGCCCTGGACGGCAGTCCCCTTGAAAGAGCCAGGCTTGAAGCGATTCCCGAAATCAGCAAAGAGAGCGCAAAAGTCCTGGAACTCCGAGTCCCACAGACCTTCACGGGAGGTGGACATTCGGTCCTGGTTACGGGGAACCCCGGGGCGGACAGTGAAATGGTTAGCTTCAGGGACGCCACTCTTTTTGATGTTTTGCATGAGCAGGGCTACCTTTGCATAGGGGTGATGGAAAAGGGGGATTCCTGGTCAATCTGCGCCGAGCATGACGCCATCCTGAGAGACGAAAAAAACTCAATTAGTAAACTGGCGCCCACCCTTGAGAGCTACGAACACAACCCTGGGCCTTCGAAAGTCCCGCCAGGGCTGCTTGTACTTATGGAAGAAAAGGCAGCCGGGGCTCCCGGCTATGTGAGCTCGAAAGAGGCAGGGGAAAGGTACAGCGGGTACAACAGGTGGGGCATCGATACGGCCTATGCCCTTGTGGAATACATAGCCGAGGAATATCCCGGACAGAAATACCTGCTCACGGTCAACGTGGGAGCCGTGGACATGAGTGGGCACTACCGCGGCAACTACGGATACCTGGACTGCATCGAAAACCTGGACGCTGACCTTATGCCCCTCTACGAACTCTGCAAGAGAAATGATATCGCATTCATCCTGACCGCCGACCACGGGATGGCTTTTCCAACAGAAGATTCCAGGGGAGGGCACCAGGGCGAAAAATACTCCGTATCCGATGAAGCCCAGCTGGTCCCCCTGATAATCCGGGCCCCGGATGTGGAAAGAGGAGTGATAAAAGGGGAATTCGGGCAGGAAGATGTAGCTCCGACCCTGCTGGGAGTCCTCAACGTCCCCGGAAAGCCCCGCTTTGCCGACGGGGAGCAGATTGTGCTCAAAAGCTACGTGAACCTGGAGGTAAAACTGCCCGGGGAAGGCTCCGTAGAACTCCTGAAAGCCGGGAAACCTGTAGCTTCCCCTAGGAATGATGACGAGTTTCTTTTCCTGGGCCTTGAACCGGACTTCACCTACACGGTAAGAGCTACCTTTGAAGGCGAAAACGGCCAGGAAGAAAAAGAAGAAGAACTATTTCTGGAAACCGACTCTGTTATCGAATTCAGGAACCTTGAGCTGAAACCCGGAGCCGACGATGGTTCCGGAATTGAGAGCGCCACCGCCAGTGAAGCCCGGATTGGGAGTTGTTCAGGCACGGGAAACAATGGAATATTTGGAATAGATTTCAGGCAACTTATAGGCTATTTCCTGATAGGGATAATAAATCTGACCGGGCTGGTAGTTATTGGAAAAATTCTGAAAAAAACCTGA